TAAAAATTAATAAAACTAAATGCCAATCTAACCATTTAATCTTCTTCCGGCTTCCAACTCTTGATTCCTGGCTCTTCTTGCACCAAAGTTTGAACAAAATTTCTATTGTACGGGCAGTAAGGGCCTATAATACTCTGCATTGTAACCAGCAGCCCGCAAATGTGTCAACGGAAAAGGACAAAGTTAACTCTCTCCATTCATCCATCCGGATATCCCTATCTTTGAAATATTCTCCAAATTCATCATTATCTTCTCCCCTCCAAGTAGTGCTCCTCAAATTAATTCACTTGAAATTAAACCAATTGTTAACTATAATAGCGTCTTATATATATGTAAGGTCTTAAAAATGAAGGGGATAGTTAATGGACTGTAAGTTTATATTTGTCACTGGCGGAGTCGTCTCGTCGTTAGGCAAGGGACTGGCGGCAGCCTCGATCGGCTGCCTGCTGGAAGGGCGGGGGTTGAAGGTCACTTTACTCAAATTTGATCCGTACATCAATGTGGATCCGGGAACCATGAGCCCTTTTCAGCATGGGGAAGTTTACGTCACCGATGATGGGGCGGAAACAGATCTCGATCTGGGGCATTACGAGCGGTTTACCAGGACAAATATGAGGAAGGCGAATAACGTCACTGCGGGCAGGATTTATTACTCGGTGATTACCAAGGAACGAAGGGGGGACTATCTGGGAGGAACTGTGCAGGTGGTTCCGCACATCACCAACGAAATCAAGGATTCGATCCTGCGGGTGGTCGATGGTGCGGATGTGGTCATTTGCGAGATCGGAGGTACGGTGGGAGATATCGAAAGCCTCCCGTTCCTGGAAGCGATCCGGCAGTTCAGAAAGGATCGGGGGCCGGAAAATGTTATCTTCATTCATGTGACCCTGGTTCCCCATATCGCGGCTGCCGATGAATTAAAGACCAAGCCCACCCAGCACAGTGTCAAGGAACTGCGGGAGATCGGAATCCAGCCTGATATCCTGCTCTGCCGCACCGACCGGTTCCTGCCGGATAATATTAAATCCAAGATCTCCCTCTTTTGCAATGTGGACAAGCGGGCCGTTATCACGGCCAAGGATGTGGATCTGATCTATGAGGTTCCTCTGGTTTTCCGCAAGGAGGGGCTGGACGATATAATCCTTGAGTTACTGCATGTACGGGACCCCCAGGATATCGACCTTTCGGATTGGAAAGAGATTGTCGAGCGGCTGCAGAATCCTGAGCAGGAGGTCAATATCGGCATTGTCGGCAAGTATATTAACCTCCAGGATTCCTACAAGAGCCTCGGAGAGGCTCTGGTGCATGGAGGGATCAAGAACCGGGCCGCGGTTCATCTGCACTGGATAAGCACCCAGGAGGTCGAAGAGACCGGACCGCAAAAGTGTCTGGCTGATTTTGACGGCATCCTGATCCCCGGCGGATTCGGCGACCGGGGGATAGAGGGCAAAATCGAATCGATCGCTTATGCACGGAAAGCCAATATCCCATTTTTGGGAATCTGCCTGGGCATGCAGTGCGCAGTTATCGAATTTGCCCGGAACGTCCTTGGTCTTCCTGAAGCCAACAGTGCTGAATTTGATCCGGATACCCCGCATCCGGTGATCGGCCTGTTGGAGGAGCAAAAGCACATTGCGGGGCTTGGAGGGACCATGCGGCTGGGGGGATATCCCTGCCGGTTGAAGGCAGGGTCCCGGGTTTTTCAGGCCTATGGTCAGGAAGATGTCGTCGAGAGGCACCGCCACCGGTTTGAATTCAATAATACCTATCGCTCGGCTTTTGAGGAGCGGGGGCTGACCATGAGCGGGCTTTCCCCTGACCAGAGCCTGGTTGAGGTCATCGAAATACCGGATCACCGCTGGTTTGTGGCCTGTCAGTTTCATCCGGAGTTTAAATCCCGGCCACGGGCACCTCATCCTTTATTTACGGCCTTTATCGAGGCTGCCGGCCGGTTCAGGAAAGAGCGGGAACAGGGATGCTGAGCCGAAAGATCGATGTTGGTGAGGTGAAGATCGGGGGGCAGGCTCCCCTGGCACTGATCGCCGGGCCCTGTGTCATCGAGTCCGAAGATCATGTCCTTCGGATGGCCGGACTGCTGAAAGATATGGCTGTACGGTTATCTCTTCCCTTGATATTCAAGGCTTCCTTCGACAAGGCCAACCGCAGTTCATCCGCTTCCTTTCGGGGGCCCGGTCTGCGGGATGGTTTGAGGGTGCTGCACAGGGTGCGGGAGGAAATCCGGGTTCCTGTTCTG
This is a stretch of genomic DNA from bacterium. It encodes these proteins:
- a CDS encoding CTP synthase, with translation MDCKFIFVTGGVVSSLGKGLAAASIGCLLEGRGLKVTLLKFDPYINVDPGTMSPFQHGEVYVTDDGAETDLDLGHYERFTRTNMRKANNVTAGRIYYSVITKERRGDYLGGTVQVVPHITNEIKDSILRVVDGADVVICEIGGTVGDIESLPFLEAIRQFRKDRGPENVIFIHVTLVPHIAAADELKTKPTQHSVKELREIGIQPDILLCRTDRFLPDNIKSKISLFCNVDKRAVITAKDVDLIYEVPLVFRKEGLDDIILELLHVRDPQDIDLSDWKEIVERLQNPEQEVNIGIVGKYINLQDSYKSLGEALVHGGIKNRAAVHLHWISTQEVEETGPQKCLADFDGILIPGGFGDRGIEGKIESIAYARKANIPFLGICLGMQCAVIEFARNVLGLPEANSAEFDPDTPHPVIGLLEEQKHIAGLGGTMRLGGYPCRLKAGSRVFQAYGQEDVVERHRHRFEFNNTYRSAFEERGLTMSGLSPDQSLVEVIEIPDHRWFVACQFHPEFKSRPRAPHPLFTAFIEAAGRFRKEREQGC